Sequence from the Amycolatopsis sp. NBC_00345 genome:
GTGGTCTGCAGGCCGGTGCGCTTGGCGATCTCGCCGCGCAGCAGGGCCGTGGACGCGTCGTCGAGGCGGTCGAGGTAGGCCTGCACCGCGACGTAGCCGTGCTCCGGGGCCGAGCCGAAGAACGCGCGCAGCACGTCCGCCAGCTTTCCTTCGGTGGCAACGCCTTCACTGCCGAAGATCTCGACGGCACCGTCCACATTGGACGCAGTCTCGCCGCCCTTCAGCTTCTCCGGGTCGTCCAGCAACGCGCGCGTGGCCTTCTTGGCGGCCTCGACGTCGGGCTGGTCGAACGGGTTGATCCCGAGCAGCCGTCCGGCGAGCGCGGTCGCGAACTCCCACAGCAGGAACTGCGCGCCGAGCGGGCCGGTGACGGCGATCTTCGCCGCGCCCTCCGGCGCGCCGATGGCGACCGGGGTGGCGTCGGACTTCGCGTCGGCGAAGCCGGGCGCGTCCGGGCCTTCGACGGCGACCGGCAGCAGGCCGGTGCCGAGCTTGCCGGTGGACTCGGCGATCAGCTGCTCCGCCCAGTCGGGGAAGCCCTTGATGCCGGAGCCGGTGTCGGCCAGGACGACCTTCTCCGCGCCGTCCTCGTGGGCGGCGGCCCAGGCGGCGGCCAGCTTGATCGCCGGGTTGTCCGCCGAGTCGGAGCCGAGGATCCCGGCCACCGCGGCGGCCTGGTCGAGCAGTCGCGCGACGTCCGCGCCGGCCAGCCCGGCGGGCACCAGCCCGAACGCGGTCAGCGCCGAGTAGCGGCCGCCGACGTGCGGGTCGGCCAGGAAGGTCTTGCGGTAGCCCTCCTTCTCGGCCAGCTCGGAGAACGGCGAGCCCGGGTCGGTGACGACCACGATCCGCCGCCCGGCGTCGATGCCCGCGTCGGCGAACGCCTTCGCGAAGATCCGCCGGTGGCTGTCGGTCTCCATGGTGCCGCCGGACTTGGACGACACCACGAGCACCGTGCGCTCGAGGTCGCCCGCGAGCGCGTCGGCCACCTGGCCCGGGTCGGTCGTGTCGAGCACGGTCAGCGCGACCTCGGACGTGCCGGCGATGACCTCCGGCGCGAGCGAGGAGCCGCCCATGCCGGCGAGCACCACCCGGTCGACGCCTTCGCTCCGCAGCTCCGTGCGCAGCGCCTCGATCTCGCCGATCAGCGGCCGGGACGACTTGTGCAGCGACGTCCAGGACAGCCGGATCGACGCCTCGGACTCGGCGTCCGGGCCCCACAGCGTGGCGTCGTTCGCGGCGAGCTTGGTGGCCGCCTGGTCGGCGACCAGCCGCTCGACCAGGGGCGCCGCCTTGCCTGCCAGTTCGGCGTCGACGATCTCGACGCCGGTTTCATCCCCTGTCATGGTTCTGGCTCAGCCCTTCGCGTTTTCGAGCTGGCCGGTGACGGTGTCGAGCAGTTCCTGCCAGGACTTCTCGAACTTCTCCACGCCCTCGTTCTCGAGGGTGACGAACACGTCGGCGATGTCGATGCCCACGCCGCTCAGCTTGTCGAACACGGCCTGCGCCTCGGCGCCGCGGCCGGTGACCTGGTCACCGGTGACTTCGGCGTGGTCGGCGGCGGCGTCGAGGGTCTTCTCGGGCATCGTGTTCACGGTGTCCTTGACGACCAGCTGGTCCACGTACCGGGTGTCGGAGTAGGCCGGGTCCTTGACGCCGGTGGAGGCCCACAGCGGCCGCTGCGCGTGCGCGCCGTCGGCGGCCAGCGCCTTCCAGCGGTCGGTGTCCAGCAGCTTCTCGAAGGCCGCGTACGCGAGCCGGGCGTTGGCGATGGCCGCCTCGCCGAGCAGCGCCTTGGCCTCGTCGGTGCCGATCGCGTTCAGCCGCTTGTCGACCTCACTGTCCACACGGGACACGAAGAACGACGCGACCGAGTGGATGCCCTTGAGGTCGTGGCCGTTGGCCTTCGCCTGCT
This genomic interval carries:
- a CDS encoding glucose-6-phosphate isomerase → MTGDETGVEIVDAELAGKAAPLVERLVADQAATKLAANDATLWGPDAESEASIRLSWTSLHKSSRPLIGEIEALRTELRSEGVDRVVLAGMGGSSLAPEVIAGTSEVALTVLDTTDPGQVADALAGDLERTVLVVSSKSGGTMETDSHRRIFAKAFADAGIDAGRRIVVVTDPGSPFSELAEKEGYRKTFLADPHVGGRYSALTAFGLVPAGLAGADVARLLDQAAAVAGILGSDSADNPAIKLAAAWAAAHEDGAEKVVLADTGSGIKGFPDWAEQLIAESTGKLGTGLLPVAVEGPDAPGFADAKSDATPVAIGAPEGAAKIAVTGPLGAQFLLWEFATALAGRLLGINPFDQPDVEAAKKATRALLDDPEKLKGGETASNVDGAVEIFGSEGVATEGKLADVLRAFFGSAPEHGYVAVQAYLDRLDDASTALLRGEIAKRTGLQTTFGWGPRFLHSTGQYHKGGHQNGNFLQVTGAVAEDIEVPDRPYTLGQLQHAQALGDGQVLAEHGRPVLRLHLTDRAAGLAELVRAVQEVGE
- the tal gene encoding transaldolase; the encoded protein is MSTTDRLAQLSEAGVSIWLDDLSRERLNTGNLAGLVRDKHVVGVTTNPTIFANALSKGEAYDAQVKELADRGADLDGTVRELTTTDVRNAADLFRDVYNASGGVDGRVSIEVDPRLAKDTAKTVAEAKDLWKTVDRPNVLIKIPATEEGLPAITAVLAEGISVNVTLIFSVERYEDVIKAFFAGLEQAKANGHDLKGIHSVASFFVSRVDSEVDKRLNAIGTDEAKALLGEAAIANARLAYAAFEKLLDTDRWKALAADGAHAQRPLWASTGVKDPAYSDTRYVDQLVVKDTVNTMPEKTLDAAADHAEVTGDQVTGRGAEAQAVFDKLSGVGIDIADVFVTLENEGVEKFEKSWQELLDTVTGQLENAKG